One window of Alteriqipengyuania lutimaris genomic DNA carries:
- a CDS encoding tyrosine-type recombinase/integrase has product MPLEPYARGSTCWARGRIEYNGRKIGRYIRCSTGAASEAGAWDWCREEEEHRIRAFLIGEEAAERPLTFADAVIAYDADPLTAKFLIPIVEQIGDMPVNDITPEQVRDLGRVLYPHTGTDLWHRQVITPVRAVINHLHHRDRKRCNPIRIRAYTQKERLDQDKRRGRRSRRERRPGSWPWLTKFCAHAPPRVEALALLMFVTGARVGQAIAMHPHKHLDLANARVCIPGAKGLDDRWITIPDYLVAKLEGIAPRVPRGWDRRPANLRVFGYADRGGPRKEWNKAIEAAGIEPLSFHEAGRHGYGQEMKVRQGVDSEAAKAYGGWSRSSRVFDETYTHAEDAEAKILAASRTGRVQAGIETLPQPKEKLA; this is encoded by the coding sequence ATGCCCCTCGAACCCTACGCCCGTGGCTCTACCTGCTGGGCGCGCGGCCGCATCGAATACAACGGCCGCAAGATCGGGCGGTACATCCGCTGTAGCACTGGAGCAGCTTCGGAAGCGGGCGCATGGGACTGGTGCCGGGAAGAAGAAGAGCATCGCATCCGTGCATTCCTTATCGGCGAAGAGGCGGCAGAACGGCCGCTGACCTTCGCCGATGCGGTAATCGCCTATGATGCGGACCCGCTGACAGCCAAGTTCCTGATCCCGATCGTCGAACAGATCGGCGACATGCCGGTGAACGACATCACGCCCGAACAGGTGCGCGATCTTGGCCGGGTTCTCTATCCCCACACCGGCACCGATCTCTGGCACCGACAGGTCATCACGCCGGTGCGCGCGGTGATCAATCACCTGCACCATCGCGATCGCAAGCGCTGCAACCCGATCAGGATCCGCGCCTACACGCAGAAGGAAAGGCTCGACCAGGACAAGCGGCGAGGGCGCAGGAGCCGGCGCGAGCGGCGGCCGGGAAGCTGGCCATGGCTGACGAAGTTCTGCGCCCACGCTCCCCCGCGGGTCGAGGCGCTGGCACTGCTGATGTTCGTCACCGGGGCGCGGGTAGGGCAGGCGATCGCCATGCACCCGCACAAGCATCTCGACCTTGCCAATGCTCGCGTGTGCATTCCCGGCGCCAAGGGGCTCGACGATCGCTGGATCACGATCCCGGATTACCTCGTGGCAAAGCTGGAGGGGATCGCGCCGCGCGTCCCCCGGGGCTGGGATCGCCGCCCGGCGAATTTGCGCGTGTTCGGCTACGCCGATCGCGGTGGGCCGCGCAAGGAATGGAATAAGGCGATCGAGGCGGCGGGCATTGAACCGCTGTCGTTCCACGAGGCGGGCCGCCACGGCTACGGGCAGGAAATGAAGGTCCGCCAGGGCGTCGATAGCGAGGCTGCGAAGGCCTACGGCGGGTGGTCGCGATCGAGCCGCGTGTTCGACGAAACCTATACCCACGCCGAGGATGCCGAGGCCAAGATCTTGGCCGCATCTCGTACAGGACGCGTACAAGCCGGAATCGAAACACTCCCGCAACCCAAGGAAAAGCTGGCCTAA
- a CDS encoding TonB-dependent receptor — MKKTATGSLPLLALAIALVPQSVQAQQAEPEAQTNPGSEDVDDDFHNRADGGVDIIVSAGRSIQDLDVLAGTSVVEGLELQSNMDGQVGEILESLPGVSGTGFSPGASRPILRGFGGERIRVLTDGVGTLDASNTSDDHAVSIDPLTVERIEVLRGPAVLLYGSQAIGGAVNVIDKRIPRSIPDEPIHVDGLASYDSVNDEYRVGASVDAPLGGGFVAHVDGSYLDAGDVKIPGYALTEDLRADLLADAAAEEGEGELEEAEELREQANARGVVPNTFVETYSVNGGLSLIRNGSRFGFGAGYYDTLYGVPENPTGGHHHEEEGEEDHEGEEHGEEGVSIGLQQFRADYSGDIELGSGFLGRLVTRVGYSDYTHTEYEGGEVGTVFDVSGFEGRAEFVQNPLGNLRGSFGAQFYIRDFEAVGEEAFVAPNETEQFGFFTLQELSFGNLQVEGAGRFETNSASSVTLGVDRQFDILSGALGLSYDLDGLRIGVNGSRVGRAPAGEELFANGPHVATGQYEVGDVDLDIERAWGLEGFVRGNLGPASVNLTVFGSWFDDYIYLDNTGSFVDEEGDAVPDGDEEAIPLFAYLQQDARYLGVEAEFSLPLVESDGFAVIGEASAEYVEAELDDGSPVPRIPPLGLMGALTVQTGAFDIRGEVEYFGEQNDVPAFESTTDAFTFVNASVAWRPVRGDSNVTLLAKVENIFDQEGRRATSFTRDYVPLPGRNLSVSARFSF, encoded by the coding sequence ATGAAGAAGACCGCAACCGGCAGCCTCCCGCTGCTCGCTCTCGCAATCGCGCTCGTGCCGCAGAGCGTTCAGGCTCAGCAGGCCGAGCCCGAGGCGCAGACCAATCCGGGCAGCGAGGATGTGGACGACGATTTCCACAATCGCGCCGATGGCGGCGTCGACATCATCGTCAGTGCCGGGCGATCGATCCAGGATCTGGACGTGCTGGCGGGCACCTCGGTCGTCGAGGGTCTGGAGCTTCAGAGCAATATGGACGGGCAGGTCGGCGAGATCCTCGAAAGCCTGCCCGGCGTTTCGGGCACGGGCTTCTCCCCCGGCGCCTCGCGCCCGATCCTGCGCGGTTTCGGCGGCGAGCGTATCCGAGTCCTGACCGACGGCGTCGGAACGCTCGACGCCTCCAACACCTCGGACGACCACGCGGTCAGCATCGACCCGCTGACGGTCGAGCGGATCGAGGTTCTGCGCGGGCCCGCCGTGCTGCTCTACGGCAGCCAGGCGATCGGCGGCGCGGTCAACGTGATCGACAAGCGCATTCCGCGCAGCATCCCGGACGAGCCGATCCATGTCGACGGTCTGGCAAGCTACGATTCGGTCAACGACGAATACCGTGTGGGCGCATCGGTCGACGCGCCGCTGGGCGGCGGCTTCGTGGCCCACGTCGACGGCAGCTACCTCGATGCCGGCGATGTGAAGATCCCCGGCTACGCGCTCACCGAAGATCTGCGCGCAGACCTGCTTGCCGATGCCGCCGCGGAGGAAGGCGAGGGCGAGCTGGAAGAAGCCGAGGAACTGCGCGAGCAGGCCAATGCGCGCGGCGTCGTGCCCAACACCTTCGTCGAGACCTATTCGGTCAACGGAGGCCTTTCGCTCATCAGGAACGGCAGCCGCTTCGGCTTCGGCGCGGGCTATTACGACACGCTCTACGGCGTGCCCGAGAACCCGACGGGCGGCCATCACCACGAGGAAGAGGGTGAAGAAGACCACGAAGGCGAGGAGCACGGCGAAGAGGGCGTATCGATCGGCCTCCAGCAGTTCCGTGCCGACTACAGCGGCGATATCGAGCTGGGCTCGGGTTTCCTCGGCCGGCTCGTGACCCGCGTCGGCTACAGCGACTACACGCACACCGAATATGAAGGCGGCGAGGTCGGCACCGTATTCGATGTCTCCGGCTTCGAAGGCCGCGCCGAATTCGTGCAGAACCCGCTCGGCAATCTGCGCGGGTCCTTCGGCGCGCAGTTCTACATCCGCGATTTCGAGGCGGTGGGCGAAGAAGCGTTCGTCGCGCCTAACGAGACAGAGCAGTTCGGCTTCTTCACGCTGCAGGAACTGAGCTTCGGCAATCTGCAGGTCGAGGGTGCAGGCCGCTTCGAAACGAACAGTGCGTCGTCCGTCACGCTGGGCGTCGACCGGCAGTTCGACATCCTCTCGGGCGCGCTCGGCCTCTCGTACGATCTCGACGGTTTGCGGATCGGCGTGAACGGATCGCGCGTGGGCCGCGCACCGGCGGGCGAGGAGCTGTTCGCCAATGGCCCGCACGTCGCGACCGGCCAGTACGAGGTCGGCGATGTCGACCTCGACATCGAGCGCGCCTGGGGCCTTGAAGGCTTCGTCCGCGGCAATCTTGGCCCGGCGAGCGTGAACCTGACCGTCTTCGGCAGCTGGTTCGACGATTACATCTACCTCGACAACACCGGCAGCTTCGTCGACGAGGAAGGCGATGCGGTCCCGGACGGCGACGAGGAAGCGATCCCGCTGTTCGCCTACCTCCAGCAGGATGCGCGCTATCTGGGCGTCGAGGCGGAATTCAGCCTGCCCCTCGTCGAGAGCGACGGTTTCGCGGTCATCGGCGAAGCGAGCGCCGAGTACGTGGAGGCCGAGCTCGACGACGGTTCGCCCGTTCCGCGCATCCCGCCGCTGGGCCTGATGGGCGCGCTCACGGTGCAGACGGGGGCCTTCGACATCCGCGGCGAGGTCGAATATTTCGGCGAGCAGAACGACGTGCCCGCCTTCGAAAGCACAACCGACGCCTTCACCTTCGTCAACGCATCGGTCGCCTGGCGCCCGGTGCGCGGCGACAGCAATGTCACCCTGCTGGCGAAGGTGGAGAACATCTTCGACCAGGAAGGCCGCCGCGCCACCAGCTTCACCCGCGATTACGTGCCGCTGCCCGGGCGCAACCTCTCGGTCAGCGCGCGCTTCAGCTTCTAG
- a CDS encoding DoxX family protein: MAFLASVFGRILLALIFIVSGVTKVMNVAQTQAFIDKAIALPADIALPVGIFELVFGVFLAIGFMTRISSVLLCGFKLATIVVFHSEVSEPAVLQAALRNLAIAGGLLMVFAYGQARGSLDIWRERDRARRAEIRAAKAQAREKGAREAEARLAAEPSGG; encoded by the coding sequence ATGGCGTTTCTTGCTTCGGTCTTCGGGCGCATCCTATTGGCGCTGATCTTCATCGTCTCGGGGGTCACCAAGGTGATGAACGTGGCGCAGACGCAGGCCTTCATCGACAAGGCGATCGCCCTGCCGGCCGATATCGCGCTGCCGGTGGGCATCTTCGAGCTGGTGTTCGGCGTCTTCCTCGCGATCGGCTTCATGACGCGGATCAGCAGCGTGCTACTGTGCGGCTTCAAACTGGCGACGATCGTCGTCTTCCACAGCGAGGTGTCGGAACCGGCAGTGCTCCAGGCCGCGCTGCGCAATCTGGCGATCGCGGGCGGGCTGCTGATGGTCTTCGCCTACGGGCAGGCTCGCGGTTCGCTCGACATCTGGCGCGAGCGTGATCGGGCCCGGCGGGCGGAGATCCGCGCGGCGAAGGCGCAGGCGCGCGAGAAAGGCGCGCGCGAGGCCGAAGCGCGGCTGGCCGCCGAACCGTCCGGCGGCTGA
- a CDS encoding saccharopine dehydrogenase family protein: MAREFDIVIYGATGYTGRLVAEHFLREYGDRPDAPTWAMAGRNPDKLAEVKREIGAPDSTPTIVADAADATSLAQMCEQAKVIITTVGPYQLYGEPLLAACAKSGTHYADLCGEPAWMRQMIDKYHEDAKASGARISFSSGFDSIPFDLGVLMLQKEAQDRFGKPCSRVRGRVRAMKGTFSGGTAASLAESMKAMARDPSLIKIMRSPFGLTPGFEGPDQANGMIPKYESDLGKWAAPFVMAPINTKNVHRTNFLRGHPYGEDFRYDEMVLTSPGEAGKAAANAAAEMMKNPFGSKPPKPGEGPTPEERENGYYDVLFVGETAAGETLRYAVKGRYDPGYGSTSRMIGETGIALLESDAPGGIGTPGSILGEDLVVRLREHAALTFAVEE, translated from the coding sequence ATGGCACGAGAATTCGACATCGTGATCTACGGCGCAACCGGGTATACCGGGCGCCTCGTCGCCGAGCATTTCCTGCGCGAATATGGCGACAGGCCCGATGCTCCCACATGGGCGATGGCGGGTCGCAATCCGGACAAGCTGGCCGAGGTGAAGCGCGAAATCGGCGCGCCCGACTCCACCCCCACGATCGTCGCCGATGCCGCCGACGCCACCAGTCTCGCGCAGATGTGCGAGCAGGCGAAGGTCATCATCACCACGGTCGGGCCGTACCAGCTCTATGGCGAACCGCTGCTCGCCGCCTGCGCCAAGTCCGGCACGCATTATGCCGACCTGTGCGGAGAGCCCGCGTGGATGCGGCAGATGATCGACAAGTATCACGAGGACGCGAAGGCCAGCGGGGCGCGGATCAGCTTTTCCTCGGGCTTCGATTCGATCCCCTTCGATCTGGGCGTGCTGATGCTGCAGAAAGAGGCGCAGGACCGGTTCGGTAAGCCCTGCAGCCGCGTGCGCGGGCGCGTGCGGGCGATGAAAGGCACCTTCAGCGGCGGCACCGCCGCCAGCCTTGCCGAGAGCATGAAGGCGATGGCGCGCGATCCCTCGCTCATAAAGATCATGCGCAGCCCCTTCGGCCTGACGCCCGGTTTCGAAGGGCCCGATCAGGCGAACGGCATGATCCCCAAATACGAGAGCGATCTGGGCAAGTGGGCCGCGCCCTTCGTGATGGCGCCGATCAACACCAAGAACGTCCACCGCACCAATTTCCTGCGCGGGCACCCTTACGGCGAGGATTTCCGCTACGACGAGATGGTGCTGACCAGCCCCGGGGAAGCGGGCAAGGCGGCGGCCAATGCAGCTGCCGAGATGATGAAGAACCCCTTCGGTTCCAAGCCGCCCAAGCCGGGCGAAGGCCCCACGCCCGAAGAGCGCGAGAACGGCTATTACGACGTCCTCTTCGTGGGCGAGACTGCCGCTGGCGAAACGCTGCGCTACGCGGTCAAGGGCCGCTACGATCCGGGCTATGGCTCGACCAGCCGCATGATCGGCGAGACGGGTATCGCGCTCCTCGAAAGCGATGCGCCGGGCGGAATCGGGACGCCGGGCTCGATCCTCGGCGAGGATCTGGTCGTGCGGCTGCGCGAACACGCCGCGCTAACCTTCGCGGTCGAGGAATAG
- a CDS encoding STM3941 family protein, which translates to MQEFVAHNSRWRLAAIFLIAAGFVALGIWFVGGFGEAPSSTRRPTTYGIAIGWLCIFFFGLCALAIAKKFFDDRPQLQIGPSGIQWCPWSDDIIPWSEISDVTSWSYNGQNTIVLHLNEPTCFPGRGLAAKLRGASRMLTGGDIAISLTGTDRGYDEAMAAIASYRSPKT; encoded by the coding sequence ATGCAGGAATTTGTCGCGCATAACTCTCGTTGGCGTCTGGCTGCGATTTTTCTAATCGCGGCAGGCTTTGTCGCGCTCGGAATTTGGTTTGTTGGTGGGTTCGGCGAGGCTCCAAGCTCAACTAGGCGTCCTACCACCTACGGCATTGCCATTGGTTGGCTCTGCATATTTTTCTTTGGTCTATGCGCCCTCGCGATCGCCAAGAAATTCTTCGATGACCGGCCGCAGTTGCAGATCGGTCCCTCAGGAATACAGTGGTGTCCATGGTCCGACGACATCATTCCGTGGTCGGAGATATCGGATGTGACTTCTTGGAGTTACAACGGTCAGAATACCATCGTCTTGCACCTAAACGAGCCCACCTGCTTCCCGGGGCGAGGCCTAGCCGCAAAGCTAAGGGGGGCAAGTCGAATGCTGACAGGTGGCGACATTGCCATTTCTTTGACGGGCACCGATCGTGGCTATGATGAAGCTATGGCAGCGATAGCCTCGTATAGAAGTCCCAAGACCTGA
- the dcd gene encoding dCTP deaminase, producing the protein MAIQSDRWIREQAQKHGMIEPFEEAQRRDGCISYGLSSYGYDARVADEFKIFTNVNSATVDPKAFDANSLVDRQTDVCIIPPNSFALARTVEYFRVPDDVLVICLGKSTYARCGIIVNVTPLEPGWEGHVTLEFSNTTPLPAKIYANEGACQFLFLQGNERCETSYKDRAGKYMGQRGVTLPRL; encoded by the coding sequence ATGGCCATTCAATCGGACCGCTGGATTCGCGAGCAGGCGCAAAAGCACGGCATGATCGAACCGTTCGAGGAGGCGCAGCGGCGTGACGGCTGCATCTCCTACGGATTGTCGAGCTACGGCTACGACGCCCGCGTGGCGGACGAGTTCAAGATCTTCACCAACGTCAATTCGGCGACCGTCGACCCCAAGGCCTTCGACGCGAACAGCCTGGTCGACCGGCAGACCGACGTGTGCATCATCCCGCCCAACTCCTTCGCCCTGGCGCGCACGGTCGAATATTTCCGCGTGCCCGACGATGTCCTGGTTATCTGCCTCGGCAAGAGCACCTATGCGCGCTGCGGCATCATCGTGAACGTCACCCCGCTCGAGCCGGGCTGGGAAGGCCACGTGACGCTGGAATTTTCCAACACCACCCCCCTGCCCGCCAAGATCTACGCCAACGAAGGCGCGTGCCAGTTCCTGTTCCTGCAGGGCAACGAACGCTGCGAGACCAGCTACAAGGACCGCGCGGGCAAATATATGGGCCAGCGCGGGGTCACGCTGCCGCGGTTGTAG